In Apis cerana isolate GH-2021 linkage group LG6, AcerK_1.0, whole genome shotgun sequence, the following are encoded in one genomic region:
- the LOC107993452 gene encoding lipase member H-like translates to MSKIYIYLYLIFFLIHKNVINAMCYEENNPTFVTKIYLKVYKGSSLNPIFFPYTLTNLENISDIILIDQDSILYIHGFLENSEMENVQIPIKFYLDKGDVNVILLDWGNIAFNINYFRVSNMIPMIGKLVAKSLTELHKIINLNKLHVIGHSLGAHIAAHIGRSMKIILNRITGLDPAFPLFYPSECHLRSSDAKAVVILHTDGGFYGTPFNTGTVDFYANKGISPQPGCPPTIGRGRLFVVKSF, encoded by the exons atgtcaaagatatacatttatctctatttaatttttttcttaattcataaaaacgtAATTAATGCAATGT gttatgaagaaaataatccTACGTTCGTTACGAAGATTTATCTGAAAGTTTATAAAGg AAGCAGCTTAAatcctatattttttccatacaCGCTCACAAATCTGGAAAATATTAGCGATATCATTTTGATTGATCAAGACAGTATTCTCTATATACACGGATTCTTGGAGAATTCAGAAATGGAAAACGTGCAAATaccaattaaat TTTATTTAGACAAGGGAGACGTGAACGTAATATTACTTGATTGGGGAAACAtagcatttaatattaattactttcgcGTGTCAAATATGATTCCTATGATAGGAAAACTCGTTGCTAAATCCTTGACAGAActtcacaaaataattaatttgaataaattacatGTGATTGGACATTCTTTGGGTGCTCATATAGCTGCTCATATTGGACGatctatgaaaattattcttaatcgaATAACAG GATTAGATCCAGCATTTCCACTCTTTTATCCTTCTGAATGTCACTTGAGGTCAAGCGATGCCAAAGCTGTCGTTATCCTTCATACTGATGGTGGATTTTATGGAACGCCTTTCAATACGGGAACTGTTGATTTTTATGCAAACAAGGGGATTAGTCCTCAACCGGGTTGTCCTCCAACCATCGGAAGAGGTAGATTATTTGTCGTTAAGTCATTCTAG